The following are encoded together in the Acidovorax sp. KKS102 genome:
- a CDS encoding ABC transporter ATP-binding protein, whose protein sequence is MANGVETSSAPALLSVDNLSAGYGKIRALHGVSLRVPQARIVCVLGANGAGKTTLMRALSGLLPVSEGQAIYDGQSIANVPAEALVRRGIAHVPQGRMVFAQLTVRDNLVLGGYTRPAAEVRDDIDRVLGYFPRLKERITSRAGTLSGGEQQMLAIARGLLAKPRLLMLDEPSMGVAPILKDAIFETLRDIRDRENLTLLIVEQDADIALDISDEGYVIETGRVVMQGPAAELAGNEDIRRAYLGG, encoded by the coding sequence GTGGCAAACGGCGTTGAGACATCCAGTGCACCGGCACTGCTGAGCGTGGACAACCTGAGCGCGGGCTACGGAAAGATCCGCGCGCTACACGGCGTCAGCCTGCGTGTGCCTCAGGCCCGCATCGTGTGTGTGCTGGGCGCCAATGGGGCCGGCAAGACCACGTTGATGCGTGCGCTCTCGGGCCTGTTGCCGGTCAGCGAGGGGCAGGCCATTTATGATGGCCAGTCCATTGCCAACGTGCCTGCCGAAGCACTGGTGCGCCGCGGCATTGCCCATGTGCCGCAAGGCCGCATGGTGTTTGCGCAGCTTACGGTGCGCGACAACCTGGTACTGGGCGGGTACACCCGTCCCGCCGCCGAGGTACGCGATGACATCGACCGTGTGCTGGGCTATTTCCCCCGGCTCAAGGAGCGCATCACATCGCGTGCCGGAACCCTGTCCGGCGGCGAGCAGCAGATGCTGGCCATTGCCCGGGGTCTGCTGGCCAAGCCACGCCTGCTGATGCTGGACGAACCATCCATGGGCGTTGCGCCCATCCTGAAGGACGCCATCTTCGAAACGCTGCGCGACATCCGCGACCGCGAAAACCTCACGCTGCTGATCGTGGAGCAGGACGCCGACATTGCGCTCGACATCTCCGATGAAGGCTACGTCATTGAGACCGGCCGCGTGGTGATGCAAGGGCCCGCTGCCGAACTGGCGGGCAATGAAGACATCCGCCGCGCCTACCTGGGGGGCTGA
- a CDS encoding ABC transporter substrate-binding protein, producing the protein MSHFIPRRTLLAAAAASLIAASFSAQAFENKEEGVLTQEIVLGSSQPLSGTLAYMGKAVDEGMRTYFDMVNEQGGVNGRKIKLITYDDELKPAKSVANAKLLVERDKVFAMVGNIGHATNISAYEYSSTKKVPTIGALSISDLTSNPPRDLLYVLPSPQSTETAAYIDHAVEVLKAKKIAMLYQNDGWGKPAYDIAVQRMEKHGMKLVEAQTFERFATDLTSQVFKLKQAEPDVVIVYALGQEAVQFFRGAEKLGWKPTVFGAGGLNDPKFIELLGKTQSKLYVASYYDAVDGNNPAIQSFFQRYAKLYPKSAPTSMALMGYSSAAVTVEALKRAGAEPSRAKVVAELDGMKDFDQKIGPKITFQPISAGGYARRGQTGVALMELKDQKFVSMGSYIDPVKR; encoded by the coding sequence ATGAGTCACTTCATTCCACGCCGTACCCTGCTGGCCGCAGCGGCCGCCTCGCTGATTGCTGCATCCTTCAGTGCCCAGGCATTCGAAAACAAGGAAGAGGGCGTGCTGACCCAGGAGATCGTTCTGGGCTCATCGCAGCCGCTGTCGGGCACGCTGGCCTACATGGGCAAGGCCGTGGATGAGGGCATGCGCACCTACTTCGACATGGTCAACGAGCAGGGCGGCGTCAACGGCCGCAAGATCAAGCTGATCACCTATGACGACGAACTCAAGCCCGCCAAGTCGGTGGCCAATGCGAAGCTGCTGGTCGAGCGCGACAAGGTGTTCGCGATGGTTGGCAATATCGGCCACGCCACCAACATCAGCGCCTACGAATACAGCTCCACCAAGAAGGTTCCCACCATCGGCGCGCTGAGCATCTCGGACCTGACCTCCAACCCGCCGCGCGACCTGCTGTACGTGCTGCCATCGCCCCAGTCCACCGAGACGGCGGCCTACATCGACCACGCGGTCGAGGTGCTCAAGGCCAAGAAGATCGCGATGCTTTACCAGAACGACGGCTGGGGCAAGCCAGCCTACGACATTGCCGTGCAGCGCATGGAAAAGCACGGCATGAAGCTGGTTGAGGCGCAGACCTTCGAGCGGTTTGCGACCGACCTTACCTCGCAGGTGTTCAAGCTCAAGCAGGCCGAGCCCGATGTAGTCATCGTCTACGCGCTGGGTCAGGAGGCCGTGCAGTTCTTCCGCGGTGCCGAAAAACTGGGCTGGAAGCCTACGGTGTTCGGTGCGGGCGGGCTCAACGACCCCAAATTCATCGAGCTGCTGGGCAAGACGCAGTCCAAGCTGTACGTGGCTTCGTACTACGACGCGGTGGACGGCAACAACCCGGCCATCCAGTCGTTCTTCCAGCGCTACGCCAAGCTGTACCCCAAGTCGGCACCCACGTCGATGGCGCTGATGGGCTATTCGTCGGCCGCTGTGACCGTCGAGGCGCTGAAGCGTGCCGGTGCCGAGCCCAGCCGTGCCAAGGTGGTTGCTGAGCTAGATGGCATGAAGGATTTTGACCAGAAGATCGGCCCCAAGATCACCTTCCAGCCTATCAGTGCTGGTGGTTATGCGCGGCGCGGCCAGACAGGCGTGGCGCTGATGGAGCTCAAGGACCAGAAGTTCGTGTCCATGGGCAGCTATATCGACCCTGTGAAGCGCTGA
- a CDS encoding 3-oxoacid CoA-transferase subunit B, whose protein sequence is MSSYQKRSKDELAKRVAQDIHDGAYVNLGIGQPTLVANHIPAGREVILQSENGILGMGPAPAAGLEDYDLINAGKQPVTLLPGGAYFHHADSFAMMRGGHLDICVLGAFQVSATGDLANWSTGEPGAIPAVGGAMDLAIGAKQTWVMMDLLTKQGASKIVTQCTYPLTGVACVKRIYTDLCTLACTPTGLQLIDTVPGLSLAELEQLVGLPIWAPQTTAA, encoded by the coding sequence ATGAGCAGCTATCAAAAGCGTAGTAAGGACGAGTTGGCGAAACGCGTGGCGCAAGACATCCACGACGGCGCCTACGTCAACCTGGGCATCGGCCAACCCACCCTGGTGGCCAACCACATCCCCGCCGGCCGCGAGGTCATCCTGCAGAGCGAAAACGGCATCCTGGGTATGGGCCCGGCGCCCGCTGCGGGGCTGGAGGACTACGACCTCATCAACGCGGGCAAGCAGCCGGTGACCTTGCTGCCTGGCGGCGCGTACTTCCACCACGCCGACAGCTTCGCGATGATGCGCGGCGGCCACCTGGACATCTGCGTGCTGGGCGCCTTCCAGGTGTCGGCCACGGGCGATCTGGCCAACTGGAGCACGGGCGAGCCCGGCGCCATCCCCGCCGTGGGCGGCGCGATGGACCTGGCCATCGGCGCCAAGCAGACCTGGGTGATGATGGACCTGCTGACCAAGCAGGGCGCGAGCAAGATCGTGACGCAGTGCACCTACCCGCTCACCGGTGTCGCGTGCGTGAAGCGCATCTACACCGATCTGTGCACACTGGCCTGCACGCCCACCGGGTTGCAGCTCATCGACACCGTGCCCGGGCTGTCGCTGGCCGAGCTGGAGCAACTGGTGGGCCTGCCCATCTGGGCCCCGCAGACCACGGCGGCCTGA
- the pcaF gene encoding 3-oxoadipyl-CoA thiolase — protein sequence MTTRQAFICDAIRTPFGRYGGALSSVRTDDLGAIPIKALMERNPGVDWAAVTDVLYGCANQAGEDNRNVAHMSSLLAGLPIDVPGATVNRLCGSGLDAVGTAARAIKAGEAGLMIAGGVESMSRAPFVMPKAESAFSRNNAVYDTTIGWRFINKLMKEKYGVDSMPETAENVATDFKIEREAQDQMALRSQLNAVAAIKAGHLAREIVPVHIPQKKGEAIIVSQDEHPRETSIEALAKLKGVVRPDGTVTAGNASGVNDGACALLLADEANAAKYGLKPRARVVGMAVAGVAPRIMGFGPTPATLKVLAQTGLTIDHMDVIELNEAFAAQGLAVLRALGIKDDDARVNAWGGAIALGHPLGASGARLVTTAVNRLHEHAGKYALCTMCIGVGQGIAVILERV from the coding sequence ATGACGACCCGCCAAGCCTTCATCTGCGACGCGATCCGCACCCCCTTCGGCCGCTACGGCGGTGCGCTCAGCAGCGTGCGCACCGACGACCTGGGCGCCATTCCCATCAAGGCGCTGATGGAGCGCAACCCCGGCGTGGACTGGGCGGCGGTGACCGACGTGCTCTACGGCTGCGCCAACCAGGCTGGTGAAGACAACCGCAACGTGGCCCACATGAGCAGCCTGCTCGCGGGCCTGCCCATCGACGTGCCCGGCGCCACCGTCAACCGCCTGTGCGGCTCGGGGCTCGACGCCGTGGGTACTGCAGCGCGCGCCATCAAGGCGGGCGAGGCGGGCCTGATGATCGCGGGCGGCGTGGAGAGCATGAGCCGCGCGCCCTTCGTCATGCCCAAGGCCGAGAGCGCTTTCAGCCGCAACAACGCGGTGTATGACACGACGATTGGCTGGCGCTTCATCAACAAGCTGATGAAGGAAAAGTACGGTGTGGATTCGATGCCCGAAACCGCGGAGAACGTGGCGACCGACTTCAAGATCGAGCGCGAAGCCCAGGACCAGATGGCCCTGCGCAGCCAGCTCAACGCCGTGGCTGCTATCAAGGCCGGCCACCTGGCGCGCGAGATCGTGCCGGTGCACATCCCGCAAAAGAAGGGCGAAGCCATCATCGTGAGCCAGGACGAACACCCGCGTGAGACCAGCATCGAAGCGCTGGCCAAGCTCAAGGGCGTGGTGCGCCCCGATGGCACGGTGACGGCGGGCAACGCCAGCGGCGTGAACGACGGCGCCTGCGCGCTGCTGCTGGCCGATGAAGCCAACGCCGCCAAGTATGGCCTCAAGCCCCGCGCCCGCGTGGTGGGCATGGCCGTGGCCGGTGTGGCGCCGCGCATCATGGGCTTTGGCCCCACGCCTGCCACCCTGAAGGTGCTGGCGCAGACGGGTCTGACCATCGACCACATGGATGTGATCGAACTCAACGAAGCCTTTGCCGCGCAAGGCTTGGCCGTGCTGCGTGCGCTGGGCATCAAGGACGACGACGCCCGCGTGAACGCCTGGGGCGGCGCCATTGCGCTGGGCCACCCGCTGGGCGCCAGCGGCGCGCGCCTGGTCACCACCGCCGTCAACCGCCTGCACGAACACGCCGGGAAGTACGCGCTGTGCACCATGTGCATCGGCGTGGGCCAGGGCATTGCCGTGATTCTGGAGCGCGTGTGA
- a CDS encoding IclR family transcriptional regulator C-terminal domain-containing protein, translated as MNFQTPEAKDPKPSDSYVQSFARGLEVIRSFSAATPQQTLSEVAAQTGLTRAGARRILLTLQTLGYVETDGKLFRLSPRILDLGFAYLSSLPIWNLAEPVMEDLVEEVRESSSAAVLDGLDIVYVLRVPTHKIMRTTLGVGSRLPACWTSMGRMLLAGLPDDELQARLQGHPLQRFTAHTTTDMEALLAHIRQARQQGWCLVNQELEEGLISIAAPLTNRTGQTVAALNISGQANRTSAAMMQESLLPALLSAARTISRMMGAPRG; from the coding sequence ATGAATTTCCAAACCCCTGAAGCCAAAGACCCCAAACCCAGCGACAGCTATGTGCAGTCGTTCGCGCGCGGGCTGGAGGTGATCCGCTCGTTCAGCGCGGCCACACCGCAGCAAACCTTGAGTGAAGTCGCCGCGCAGACGGGCCTGACCCGCGCAGGCGCGCGCCGGATCCTGCTCACGCTGCAGACGCTGGGCTATGTGGAAACGGACGGCAAGCTGTTTCGCCTGAGCCCGCGCATCCTGGATTTGGGGTTTGCATACCTGTCCTCGCTGCCCATCTGGAACCTGGCCGAGCCGGTGATGGAAGACCTGGTGGAAGAGGTGCGCGAGTCGTCATCGGCCGCCGTGCTCGACGGCCTGGACATCGTCTATGTGCTGCGCGTGCCCACGCACAAGATCATGCGCACCACGCTGGGCGTGGGCTCGCGCCTGCCCGCGTGCTGGACCTCCATGGGCCGCATGCTGCTGGCCGGGTTGCCGGACGACGAACTGCAGGCCCGGCTGCAGGGCCACCCCCTGCAACGCTTTACCGCGCACACCACCACGGATATGGAGGCGTTGCTGGCCCACATCCGCCAGGCGCGACAGCAAGGCTGGTGCCTGGTGAACCAGGAGCTGGAAGAGGGTTTGATTTCGATTGCTGCGCCTCTGACCAACCGCACAGGGCAGACGGTGGCGGCGCTCAACATCAGCGGTCAGGCCAACCGCACGAGTGCGGCCATGATGCAGGAGAGCCTGCTGCCCGCGCTGCTGAGTGCGGCGCGGACCATTTCGCGCATGATGGGGGCGCCGCGGGGATAG
- a CDS encoding short chain dehydrogenase, with translation MSKILLIGASGTIGQAVLANLGARHDVITVGRSSGTHRADFSQPGAVAQLFEAVGKVDAIVSTAGNLYFGPLAEMTPEQFNIGLQDKLLGQVQLALVGHKYLNDGGSITLISGVLSIEPIRNGASATAVNAAIEGFVAAAAIELPRGLRINAISPTVLAESMGSYGPFFPGFEPVPAARVALAYQRSVEGAQTGRVYRVQ, from the coding sequence ATGTCCAAGATTCTTCTCATCGGCGCCAGCGGCACCATCGGCCAAGCCGTGCTGGCCAACCTGGGCGCGCGCCACGACGTGATCACCGTGGGCCGCAGCAGTGGCACGCACCGTGCGGACTTCTCGCAGCCAGGCGCGGTCGCCCAACTGTTCGAGGCGGTGGGCAAAGTCGATGCCATCGTGAGCACAGCGGGCAATCTGTACTTTGGCCCGCTGGCGGAGATGACGCCCGAGCAGTTCAACATCGGCCTGCAAGACAAATTGCTGGGCCAGGTGCAACTGGCGCTGGTGGGCCATAAATACTTGAACGATGGCGGCTCCATCACGCTGATCAGCGGCGTGCTTTCCATCGAGCCCATCCGCAACGGCGCCAGCGCCACGGCAGTGAACGCGGCCATCGAAGGCTTTGTGGCCGCCGCCGCCATCGAGCTACCGCGCGGCCTGCGCATCAACGCCATCAGCCCCACAGTGCTGGCCGAATCCATGGGCAGCTACGGGCCGTTCTTCCCGGGGTTCGAGCCCGTTCCCGCCGCGCGCGTGGCGCTGGCCTACCAGCGCAGCGTGGAAGGTGCGCAGACGGGGCGTGTGTACCGGGTGCAGTGA
- a CDS encoding 3-oxoacid CoA-transferase subunit A, translated as MINKLADSVAQALAGVKDGATVLIGGFGTAGIPGELIDGLIAQGARDLTVVNNNAGNADQGLAALLKAGQVRKIICSFPRQVDSYVFDELYRSGKLELELVPQGNLAERLRAAGAGIGAFFCPTAYGTELAAGKETREINGKHYVLEYPIHGDVALIKAEKGDRWGNLTYRMSARNFGPVMATAAKTTIATVHEVVELGALDPEAIVTPGIYVTHVVKIDRTATQAGGFKKSA; from the coding sequence ATGATCAACAAACTGGCGGACTCGGTGGCCCAGGCCCTTGCGGGGGTGAAGGATGGTGCCACGGTGTTGATAGGCGGGTTCGGCACGGCCGGCATTCCGGGTGAGCTGATCGACGGCCTCATCGCCCAGGGGGCACGCGACCTCACTGTGGTCAACAACAACGCCGGCAATGCCGACCAGGGTCTGGCCGCGCTGCTCAAGGCCGGGCAGGTGCGCAAGATCATCTGCAGCTTTCCGCGCCAGGTCGACAGCTATGTGTTCGATGAGCTGTACCGCAGCGGCAAGCTCGAACTCGAACTCGTGCCCCAGGGCAATCTGGCCGAGCGCCTGCGCGCTGCGGGCGCGGGCATTGGCGCTTTCTTCTGCCCGACGGCCTACGGCACTGAATTGGCGGCGGGCAAGGAGACGCGCGAGATCAATGGCAAACACTACGTGCTGGAGTACCCCATCCACGGCGACGTGGCCCTGATCAAGGCGGAAAAGGGCGACCGCTGGGGCAACCTCACCTACCGCATGTCGGCGCGCAACTTCGGCCCTGTGATGGCCACGGCTGCCAAGACCACGATTGCCACCGTGCATGAGGTGGTGGAGCTGGGCGCGCTGGACCCGGAGGCCATCGTCACCCCCGGCATCTACGTCACGCATGTCGTCAAGATCGACCGCACGGCCACGCAGGCGGGCGGATTCAAGAAATCCGCGTGA
- a CDS encoding tripartite tricarboxylate transporter substrate binding protein → MTRSIQTTRRFALSAAACAGIAAIAGAGLLGSSAALAQAYPSKPVTIVVPFAAGGTTDILARIIGQALTTELGQSVIVDNRAGAGGNIGGAMAAKAPADGYTLFMGTVGTHAINASLYKKMPFDPIKDFAPLTRVANVPNLLVANPAQPYKTVKELIAYAKANPGKVNFGSSGNGSSIHLSGELFKSLAKVDMVHVPYKGSAPAVTDLLGNQIGIMFDNMPSAIQHVRSGKLVPIAVTTAKRSPELPNVPTIAEAGVPGYEATSWFGMFAPAGTPGPVLAKLNSALVKVLNQADVKKKINEQGAETYSETPEQFAAFIQAESVKWGKVVKESGASLD, encoded by the coding sequence ATGACCCGTTCCATCCAAACCACCCGCCGTTTCGCGCTGTCGGCCGCTGCCTGCGCGGGTATAGCCGCTATCGCAGGTGCGGGCCTGCTGGGCAGCAGCGCTGCACTGGCCCAGGCCTATCCCAGCAAGCCCGTCACCATCGTCGTGCCTTTCGCCGCAGGCGGCACCACCGACATCCTGGCCCGCATCATCGGCCAGGCGCTGACCACCGAGCTGGGCCAGTCGGTCATCGTGGACAATCGCGCGGGCGCGGGCGGCAACATCGGCGGCGCCATGGCGGCCAAGGCGCCGGCAGATGGCTACACCCTCTTCATGGGCACGGTGGGCACCCACGCCATCAACGCCAGCCTGTACAAGAAGATGCCGTTTGACCCTATCAAGGACTTCGCGCCGCTGACGCGCGTGGCCAATGTGCCCAACCTGCTGGTGGCCAACCCCGCCCAGCCCTACAAGACGGTGAAGGAACTGATCGCCTACGCCAAGGCCAACCCCGGCAAGGTCAACTTTGGCTCGTCGGGCAACGGCAGCTCCATCCACCTGTCGGGCGAGCTGTTCAAGAGCCTCGCCAAGGTGGACATGGTGCACGTGCCCTACAAGGGCAGCGCCCCGGCCGTGACCGACCTGCTGGGCAACCAGATTGGCATCATGTTCGACAACATGCCCTCGGCCATCCAGCATGTGCGCAGCGGCAAGCTGGTGCCCATTGCAGTGACCACGGCCAAGCGCTCGCCCGAGCTGCCCAACGTGCCCACCATCGCCGAAGCGGGCGTGCCGGGCTATGAAGCCACCTCGTGGTTCGGCATGTTTGCACCCGCAGGCACACCCGGGCCGGTGCTGGCTAAGCTCAACTCCGCACTGGTCAAGGTGCTGAACCAGGCCGATGTGAAGAAGAAGATCAACGAGCAGGGCGCAGAGACCTACAGCGAAACGCCCGAGCAGTTCGCTGCTTTCATCCAGGCCGAGTCGGTCAAGTGGGGCAAGGTCGTGAAGGAATCTGGGGCGAGCCTGGACTAA
- a CDS encoding oxaloacetate decarboxylase: MTKSLRQQLRARIQSGPTFWMAGAQDALSALLVDQSDFDGIFTTGFGISASLLGQPDMEVYTLTENVGVVHNIVNVVKKPVFADADTGYGNVINVARTVREFEKAGVAAISIEDQISPKRCPAAAAVTPVVSIPDAVARIKAAVDARHDPDFLIVARTDVADPEEAIERAVRFAEAGADLIQPISRTFKGYEDLVRLRNASGRRLSLQLMQGLWMSRLTRSQIEEVAAFATYPVVTLMSTVHALQKNLATLSARRTGDVDGLPCGQTSMADFKEVIGWKAMEERQTHYETA; encoded by the coding sequence ATGACCAAGAGCTTGCGACAACAGCTGCGTGCGCGCATCCAGTCAGGCCCGACCTTCTGGATGGCGGGCGCGCAAGACGCCCTGTCGGCCCTGCTGGTGGACCAGTCGGACTTTGACGGGATTTTCACCACCGGCTTTGGCATCTCGGCATCCTTGCTGGGCCAGCCAGACATGGAGGTCTACACGTTGACCGAAAACGTGGGCGTGGTGCACAACATCGTCAATGTGGTGAAGAAACCGGTGTTTGCAGATGCCGACACCGGATACGGCAACGTCATCAACGTTGCCCGTACAGTGCGTGAGTTCGAGAAGGCGGGTGTGGCTGCGATCTCGATCGAAGACCAGATCAGTCCCAAGCGCTGCCCGGCGGCGGCGGCCGTGACGCCCGTGGTCTCCATCCCCGACGCTGTAGCGCGCATCAAGGCAGCGGTGGATGCTCGCCATGACCCGGACTTCCTGATCGTGGCCCGCACCGATGTGGCCGACCCCGAGGAGGCTATCGAGCGTGCCGTGCGTTTTGCCGAGGCCGGTGCGGACCTGATCCAGCCCATCTCGCGCACCTTCAAGGGCTATGAGGATTTGGTGCGCTTGCGCAATGCCTCGGGCCGTCGGCTGTCGCTGCAGCTCATGCAGGGGCTGTGGATGTCGCGCCTGACGCGCTCGCAGATCGAAGAGGTGGCAGCCTTTGCGACCTACCCGGTGGTGACGCTGATGAGCACGGTGCATGCTTTGCAGAAGAATCTGGCGACGCTGTCGGCACGTCGCACGGGCGATGTGGACGGTTTGCCCTGTGGACAGACCAGCATGGCCGACTTCAAGGAAGTGATTGGCTGGAAGGCGATGGAAGAGCGCCAGACGCATTACGAAACGGCTTGA
- a CDS encoding SDR family NAD(P)-dependent oxidoreductase, producing the protein MTVIERNPTPVTVITGASNGIGRAIAEAVLAQGHAVVNLDYVLPSWSHPRLISYQGDLTNEASTRERAAEIAAKHNVTALVNNAGATRPGTIDTATTAQLDDVVGLHLRAPMLLVQAFLPTLRACGQGRIVNMSSRAALGKGERIVYSATKAGMIGMTRTLAMELGRDGITVNAIGPGPIATELFRQSNPDGAPQTQRILNSIAVGRMGTPDDVARAALFFLSPDNGFVTGQVLYVCGGTTLGVAPV; encoded by the coding sequence GTGACCGTGATTGAGCGCAACCCCACGCCGGTCACCGTCATCACCGGTGCCAGCAACGGCATCGGCCGCGCGATTGCCGAGGCCGTGCTGGCCCAGGGCCACGCCGTGGTCAATCTGGACTACGTGCTGCCCAGCTGGAGCCACCCGCGTCTCATCTCGTACCAGGGCGACCTGACCAATGAAGCCTCGACCCGCGAACGCGCGGCCGAGATCGCGGCCAAACACAACGTCACGGCGCTGGTGAACAACGCGGGCGCCACGCGCCCCGGCACCATCGACACCGCGACCACCGCGCAGCTGGATGACGTGGTGGGCCTGCATCTGCGCGCGCCCATGCTGCTGGTGCAAGCCTTTTTGCCCACACTGCGCGCCTGCGGCCAGGGCCGCATCGTCAACATGTCGTCGCGCGCCGCGCTGGGCAAGGGCGAGCGCATCGTCTACTCCGCCACCAAGGCCGGAATGATCGGCATGACACGCACGCTGGCCATGGAGCTGGGGCGTGACGGCATCACCGTCAACGCGATTGGCCCCGGCCCCATCGCCACCGAGCTGTTCCGCCAGAGCAACCCCGACGGTGCGCCGCAAACGCAGCGCATCCTGAACAGCATCGCCGTGGGCCGCATGGGCACGCCCGATGACGTGGCACGCGCGGCGCTGTTCTTCCTCTCGCCCGACAACGGTTTCGTGACCGGGCAAGTGTTGTACGTGTGCGGAGGCACCACGCTGGGAGTGGCGCCTGTTTAG
- a CDS encoding LysR family transcriptional regulator produces MDKLRNMEVMVAVVEAGSFAAAARQLQISAVMVGKHIQQLEAHLGARLFQRSTRQNSLTEVGAAFYEDSKRVLEQVRWAESAVERSRAVPQGLLRVSAPFTLGNHVIAPLVADFLQRHDQVRVDLQLTDSVVDLAGEGFDVAVRIGQVVNEGLVARPLRPYRMVIAAAPAYLQRHGTPRRAADLAQHQCLSHSVWQRRVEWTLRDGEEEFFWPENARFVCNQGDGLRQAALRGLGLIMQPEVLLADDLASGALVPVMQHCLPVPRPVHLVYAPDRRQLPKLARFVEFVVAALGTA; encoded by the coding sequence ATGGACAAGCTGCGCAACATGGAAGTCATGGTGGCGGTGGTGGAGGCGGGCAGCTTTGCCGCCGCCGCGCGCCAGCTGCAGATATCGGCCGTGATGGTGGGCAAGCACATCCAGCAGCTCGAAGCCCACCTGGGCGCCCGCCTGTTCCAGCGCAGCACCCGCCAGAACAGCCTGACCGAGGTGGGCGCCGCGTTCTACGAAGACAGCAAACGCGTGCTGGAGCAGGTGCGCTGGGCCGAGTCGGCCGTGGAGCGCAGCCGCGCCGTGCCCCAGGGCCTGCTGCGGGTGAGTGCGCCCTTCACGCTGGGCAACCATGTGATCGCGCCGCTGGTGGCCGACTTTCTGCAGCGCCACGACCAGGTCCGCGTGGACCTGCAGCTCACCGACAGTGTGGTGGACCTGGCAGGCGAGGGTTTTGACGTGGCCGTGCGCATTGGCCAGGTGGTGAACGAGGGCTTGGTGGCACGCCCGCTGCGTCCCTACCGCATGGTGATTGCCGCGGCCCCTGCCTACCTGCAGCGCCACGGCACGCCCAGGCGCGCGGCCGACCTGGCGCAGCACCAGTGCCTGAGCCACTCGGTGTGGCAACGCCGGGTGGAGTGGACGCTGCGCGACGGCGAGGAGGAGTTCTTCTGGCCTGAGAACGCACGCTTTGTGTGCAACCAGGGCGACGGCCTGCGCCAGGCGGCACTGCGCGGCCTGGGCCTCATCATGCAGCCCGAAGTGCTATTGGCCGACGACCTGGCCAGCGGTGCGCTGGTGCCGGTGATGCAGCACTGCCTGCCCGTGCCGCGCCCGGTGCACTTGGTCTATGCGCCCGACCGGCGGCAACTGCCCAAGCTGGCGCGGTTTGTGGAGTTTGTGGTGGCTGCGCTGGGCACCGCCTGA
- a CDS encoding DUF1841 family protein — MFSPSQADVRRFLCGVHAKTQSGAPMEAIETLASLWIAEHPEYHGDLSDADAAVARNYDETPGQTNPFLHLSMHLSISEQCSIDQPRGIRQAVELLTARLDSLHDAHHAAMDCLGEMLWESQRSGRPPDGNAYIAAVQRRATRD; from the coding sequence ATGTTCAGCCCCTCCCAAGCCGATGTGCGCCGCTTTCTGTGCGGCGTGCACGCCAAGACCCAGAGCGGCGCCCCCATGGAAGCCATCGAAACTTTGGCCAGCCTGTGGATCGCCGAGCACCCCGAATACCATGGCGACCTGTCGGATGCCGACGCCGCCGTGGCGCGAAACTACGACGAAACACCGGGTCAGACCAATCCGTTTTTGCACCTGTCGATGCACCTGTCGATCAGTGAACAGTGCAGCATCGACCAGCCCCGTGGTATCCGCCAGGCGGTGGAGTTGCTGACGGCACGCCTCGACTCGCTGCACGACGCACACCACGCCGCCATGGACTGCCTGGGCGAGATGCTGTGGGAAAGCCAGCGCTCCGGCCGCCCGCCGGATGGCAATGCCTACATTGCCGCCGTGCAACGCCGCGCCACGCGCGATTGA